The Macaca fascicularis isolate 582-1 chromosome 1, T2T-MFA8v1.1 genome includes a window with the following:
- the CROCC gene encoding rootletin isoform X9, whose amino-acid sequence MLREQLDQAGSANQALSEDIRKVTSDWARSRKELEQREAAWRREEESFNAYFSNEHSRLLLLWRQVVGFRRLVSEVKMFTERDLLQLGGELARTSRAVQEAGLGLSTGLRLAESRTEAALEKQALLQAQLEEQLRDKVLREKDLVQQQMQSDLDKADLSARVTELGLAVERLQKQNLEKDQVNKDLTEKLEALESLRLQEQAALETEDGEGLQQTLRDLAQAVLSDSESGVQLSGSERTADASDGSLRGLSGQRTPSPPRRSSPGRGRSPRRGPSPACSDSSTLALIHSALHKRQLQVQDMRGRYEASQDLLGTLRKQLSDSESERRALEEQLQRLRDKTDGAMQAQEDAQREVQRLRSANELLSREKSNLAHSLQVAQQQAEELQQEREKLQAAQEELRRQRDRLVEEQEDAVQDGARVRRELERSHRQLEQLEGKRSVLAKELVEVREALSRATLQRDMLQAEKAEVAEALTKAEAGRVELELSMTKLRAEEASLQDSLSKLSALNESLAQDKLDLNRLVAQLEEEKAALQGRQRQAEQEATVAREEQERLEELRLEQEVARQGLEGSLRVAEQAQEALEQQLPTLRHERSRLQEQLAQLSRQLSGREQELEQARRAAQRQMEALERAAREKEALAKERAGLAVQLAAAEREGRTLSEEATRLRLEKEALEGSLFEVQRQLAQLEARREHLEAEGQALLLAKETLTGELAGLRQQIIATQEKASLDKELMAQKLVQAEREAQASLREQRAAHEEDLQRLQREKEAAWRELEAERAQLQSQLQREQEELLARLEAEKEELSEEIATLQQERDEGLLLAESEKQQALSLKESEKTALSEKLMGTRHSLATISLEMERQKRDAQSRQEQDRSTVNALTSELRDLRAQLEEAVAAHAQEVRRLQEQAQDLGKQRDSCLREAEELRTQLRLLEDARDGLRRELLEAQRKLRESQEGREVQRQEAGELRRSLGEGAKEREALRRSNEELRAAVKKAESERISLKLANEDKEQKLALLEEARTAVGKEAGELRTGLQEVERSRLEARRELQELRRQMKMLDSENTRLGRELAELQGRLALGERAEKESRRETLGLRQRLLKGEASLEVMRQELQVAQRKLQEQEGEFRTRERRLLGSLEEARGTEKQQLDHARGLELKLEATRAEAAELGLRLSAAEGRAQGLEAELARVEAQRRAAEAQLGGLRSALRRGLGLGRAPSPAPRPVPGSPARDAAAGGSGDGLSSPSNLECSPGSQPPSPGPATSPAPPDLDPETVRGALQEFLQELRSAQRERDDLRTQTSALSRQLAEMEAERDHATLRARQLQKAVAESEEARRSVDGRLSGVQAEMALQEESVRRSERERRATLDQIATLERSLQATESELRASQEKISKMKANETKLEGDKRRLKEVLDASESRTVKLELQRRSLEGELQRSRLGLSDREAQAQALQDRVDSLQRQVADSEVKAGTLQLTVERLNGALAKVEESEGALRDKVRGLTEALAQSSASLNSTQDKNLHLQKALTACEHDRQVLQERLDAARQALSEARKQSSSLGEQVQTLRGEVADLELQQVEAEGQLQQLREVLRQRQEGEAAALHMVQKLQDERRLLQERLGSLQRALAQLEAEKREVERSALRLEKDRVALRRTLDKVEREKLRSHEDTVRLSAEKGRLDRTLTGAELELAEAQRQIQQLEAQVVVLEQSHSPAQLEVDAQQQQQLELQQEVERLRSAQVQTERTLEARERAHRQRVRGLEEQVCRPPRKAGPGSCVGLEEEERPSQDLVGVHTEGTVAAGASKELSTLLPTLRPPREMSPCWHLEKGPMPGTGEGPPFGQPTPRAQSLGGLKLGWDEEALRWQC is encoded by the exons ATGCTCCGAGAACAGCTTGACCAGGCAGGCTCGGCCAACCAAGCTCTGAGTGAGGACATACGAAAGGTGACCAGCGACTGGGCACGCAGCCGCAAGGAGCTGGAGCAGCGGGAGGCAGCATGGAGGCGTGAGGAGGAG TCTTTCAACGCCTACTTCAGCAACGAGCACAGTCGCCTGCTCCTCCTCTGGAGGCAGGTAGTGGGGTTCCGGCGGCTGGTCAGCGAGGTGAAGATGTTCACCGAGAG GGACCTGCTGCAGCTGGGAGGGGAGCTGGCCCGGACATCACGAGCTGTCCAGGAGGCAGGCCTGGGACTGAGCACGGGCCTGCGGCTGGCAGAGAGCCGGACGGAGGCAGCCCTGGAGAAGCAGGCCCTGCTGCAGGCCCAGCTGGAGGAGCAGCTGCGGGACAAGGTGCTCCGCGAGAAGGACCTGGTCCAGCAGCAGATGCAGAGCGACCTGGACAAGGCTGACCTCAGTGCCAG AGTGACAGAGCTGGGCCTGGCAGTGGAGCGTCTTCAGAAGCAGAATCTGGAGAAGGATCAGGTCAACAAGGACCTCACCGAGAAGCTTGAGGCCCTG GAATCCCTGCGGCTACAGGAGCAGGCGGCCCTGGAGACAGAGGACGGAGAGGGGCTACAGCAGACCCTAAGGGACCTGGCACAG GCCGTCCTGTCGGACTCTGAGAGCGGTGTCCAGCTGAGTGGCTCCGAGCGCACGGCAGATGCGTCCGATGGCAGCCTGCGGGGGCTCTCGGGCCAGCGGACCCCGTCCCCACCACGGCGCTCCTCACCGGGCCGAGGCCGTTCGCCCCGCCGAGGCCCCTCCCCGGCCTGCTCAGACTCCTCCACGCTCGCCCTGATCCACTCCGCCCTGCACAAGCGCCAGCTGCAGGTCCAG GACATGCGTGGGCGCTATGAGGCAAGCCAGGACCTGCTGGGCACCCTGCGGAAGCAGCTTAGCGACAGCGAGAGTGAACGGCGGGCCCTAGAGGAACAGCTGCAGCGCCTGCGGGACAAGACCGATGGCGCCATGCAGGCCCAGGAGGACGCCCAGCGCGAGGTGCAGCGGCTGCGGAGTGCCAACGAGCTCCTGAGCAG GGAGAAGAGCAACCTGGCCCACAGCCTGCAGGTGGCCCAGCAGCAGGCCGAGGAGCTGCAGCAGGAGCGGGAGAAGCTGCAGGCTGCCCAGGAGGAGCTGCGGCGCCAGCGGGACCGGCTGGTGGAAGAGCAGGAGGACGCGGTGCAGGATGGCGCGCGGGTGCGCCGGGAGCTTGAGCGCAG CCATAGACAACTAGAGCAGCTGGAAGGGAAGCGCTCAGTCCTGGCCAAGGAGCTGGTGGAGGTGAGGGAGGCGCTGAGCCGCGCTACGCTGCAGCGGGACATGCTGCAGGCCGAGAAGGCCGAGGTGGCCGAGGCGCTGACCAAG GCTGAGGCTGGCCGCGTGGAGCTCGAGCTCTCCATGACCAAGCTGAGGGCAGAGGAGGCCTCCCTGCAGGACTCCCTGTCCAAGCTGAGCGCCCTCAACGAGAGCCTTGCTCAGGACAAGCTGGATCTGAACCGCCTTGTTGCCCAG CTGGAGGAAGAAAAGGCCGCCCTGCAGGGCCGGCAGCGGCAGGCAGAGCAGGAGGCCACAGTGGCGCGGGAAGAGCAGGAGCGGCTGGAGGAGCTGCGGTTGGAGCAGGAGGTGGCACGGCAGGGCCTGGAGGGCTCCCTACGCGTGGCGGAGCAGGCCCAGGAGGCGCTGGAGCAGCAACTCCCCACGTTGCGCCATGAGCGCAGCCGGCTGCAGGAGCAGCTAGCGCAG CTCTCCCGGCAGCTGAGCGGGCGGGAGCAGGAGCTGGAGCAGGCCCGGCGGGCGGCCCAGCGGCAGATGGAGGCGCTGGAGCGAGCGGCCCGGGAGAAGGAGGCGCTAGCCAAGGAGCGCGCTGGCCTGGCTGTGCAGCTGGCGGCTGCGGAGCGTGAAGGCAGGACCCTGTCAGAGGAGGCCACGCGCCTGCG CTTGGAGAAGGAAGCCCTGGAGGGCAGCCTGTTTGAGGTGCAGCGGCAGCTGGCCCAGCTTGAGGCCCGCCGGGAGCATCTGGAAGCCGAGGGGCAGGCCCTGCTGCTGGCCAAGGAGACCCTTACTG GAGAGTTGGCGGGCCTGCGGCAGCAAATAATAGCTACACAGGAGAAAGCCAGTCTAGACAAGGAGCTGATGGCCCAGAAGCTGGTGCAGGCTGAGCGGGAGGCCCAGGCCTCTCTGCGGGAGCAGCGGGCAGCCCACGAGGAGGACTTGCAGCGACTCCAGCGCGAAAAG GAGGCAGCATGGCGAGAGCTGGAGGCCGAGCGGGCCCAGCTGCAGAGTCAGCTGCAGCGTGAGCAGGAGGAGCTGCTGGCCCGGCTGGAGGCCGAGAAGGAAGAGCTGAGTGAGGAGATTGCTACCCTGCAGCAGGAGCGCGACGAGGGCCTCCTCCTGGCTGAGAGTGAGAAGCAGCAG gCCTTGTCTCTGAAGGAGTCTGAGAAGACGGCGCTGTCAGAGAAGTTGATGGGTACACGGCACAGCCTGGCCACCATCTCCCTGGAGATGGAGCGGCAGAAACGAGATGCCCAGAGCCGGCAGGAGCAGGACCGG AGCACCGTGAACGCTCTGACGTCCGAGCTGCGGGACCTACGGGCCCAGCTAGAGGAGGCTGTTGCAGCCCACGCCCAGGAGGTGAGGAGGCTGCAAGAGCAGGCCCAAGACCTGGGCAAGCAGCGGGACTCCTGTCTTCGCGAG GCAGAAGAGCTTCGGACCCAGCTGCGTCTGCTGGAGGATGCCCGTGATGGGCTGCGGCGGGAGCTGCTGGAGGCCCAGCGCAAGCTGCGTGAGAGCCAGGAGGGCCGGGAGGTGCAGCGCCAGGAGGCAGGCGAGCTGCGGCGCAGCCTGGGCGAGGGCGCCAAGGAGCGCGAGGCCCTGCGGCGCTCCAACGAGGAGCTTCGAGCCGCTGTGAAGAAGGCAGAAAGCGAGCGCATCAG CCTGAAGCTTGCCAATGAGGACAAGGAGCAGAAGCTGGCACTCCTAGAGGAGGCACGGACAGCCGTGGGCAAGGAGGCCGGGGAGCTGCGAACTGGGCTGCAGGAGGTGGAGCGCTCGCGGCTGGAAGCTCGGCGGGAGCTGCAGGAGCTCCGGCGTCAG ATGAAGATGCTGGACAGTGAGAACACTAGACTGGGCCGGGAGCTGGCGGAGCTGCAGGGCCGCCTGGCACTGGGCGAGCGGGCAGAGAAGGAGAGCCGGCGGGAGACCCTGGGCCTCCGGCAGAGGCTGCTGAAGGGCGAGGCCAGCCTGGAGGTGATGCGGCAGGAG CTCCAGGTAGCCCAGCGGAAGCTGCAGGAACAAGAAGGCGAGTTCCGGACCCGCGAGCGACGCCTGCTGGGCTCCCTGGAGGAGGCGCGTGGCACTGAAAAGCAGCAGCTGGACCACGCCCGCGGCCTAGAGCTGAAGCTGGAGGCGACGCGGGCCGAGGCTGCAGAGCTGGGCCTGCGGCTGAGCGCAGCCGAGGGCCGGGCACAAGGCCTGGAAGCCGAGCTGGCCCGCGTGGAGGCGCAGCGGCGCGCGGCGGAGGCCCAGCTGGGTGGCCTGCGCTCGGCTCTGCGCCGGGGCCTCGGCCTCGGTCGcgcgcccagcccagccccgCGGCCGGTGCCCGGCTCCCCTGCCCGGGACGCAGCCGCAGGAG GAAGTGGGGACGGGCTCAGCAGCCCCAGCAACTTAGAATGCAGCCCTGGGTCCCAGCCACCATCTCCAGGACCTGCCACCTCCCCGGCTCCTCCAGACCTGGACCCGGAGACCGTGCGCGGGGCCCTCCAGGAATTTCTGCAGGAGCTGCGCAGTGCCCAGAGAGAACGG GATGATCTTCGGACCCAGACCAGTGCCCTGAGTCGCCAGCTGGCTGAGATGGAGGCTGAGAGAGACCACGCAACCTTGAGGGCCAGGCAGCTGCAGAAGGCGGTGGCTGAGAGTGAGGAAG CCCGGCGCAGTGTGGATGGGCGGCTGAGCGGGGTCCAGGCGGAGATGGCGCTGCAGGAGGAGAGTGTGCGGCGCAGTGAGCGGGAGCGCCGGGCCACGCTGGACCAGATAGCCACACTGGAGAGGAGCCTGCAGGCCACCGAGAGCGAGCTCCGGGCCAGCCAG GAGAAGATCAGCAAGATGAAGGCCAATGAGACAAAGCTGGAGGGCGACAAGCGGCGCCTGAAGGAGGTCCTGGACGCCTCCGAGAGCCGCACCGTCAAGCTGGAGCTGCAGCGGCGCTCACTTGAGGGGGAGCTGCAGCGCAGCCGCCTGGGCCTGAGTGATCGTGAGGCCCAAGCCCAGGCCCTCCAGGATCGGGTGGACTCCCTGCAGAGACAG GTGGCAGACAGCGAGGTGAAGGCAGGGACCCTGCAGCTGACCGTGGAGCGGCTGAACGGGGCCCTGGCCAAGGTGGAGGAAAGCGAGGGGGCCCTCCGGGACAAGGTGCGGGGCCTGACAGAGGCCCTAGCCCAGAGCAGTGCCAGCCTCAACAGCACCCAGGACAAGAACCTGCATCTACAGAAGGCTCTGACCGCCTGTGAACACGACCGCCAAGTGCTCCAG GAACGGCTGGATGCTGCCCGGCAGGCATTATCTGAGGCACGGAAGCAAAGCAGCTCTCTGGGCGAGCAGGTGCAGACGTTGCGAGGCGAGGTGGCTGACCTGGAGCTGCAGCAGGTGGAGGCCGAGGGCCAGCTACAACAGCTACGGGAG GTGCTGCGGCAGCggcaggagggtgaggctgcagccCTGCACATGGTCCAGAAGCTGCAAGATGAGCGGCGGCTGCTGCAAGAGCGCCTGGGCAGCCTGCAGCGCGCCCTGGCTCAGCTGGAAGCCGAGAAGCGGGAGGTGGAGCGCTCAGCCCTGCGGCTGGAGAAGGACCGTGTAGCCCTCAGGAGGACGCTGGACAAG GTGGAGCGGGAGAAGCTTCGTAGCCACGAGGACACAGTGCGGCTGAGCGCAGAGAAGGGCCGCCTGGACCGCACCCTCACGGGAGCTGAGCTGGAGCTGGCAGAGGCGCAGAGGCAGATCCAGCAGCTGGAG GCGCAGGTGGTGGTGCTGGAGCAGAgccacagcccagcccagctggAGGTAGAtgcgcagcagcagcagcagctggagctgcagcaggAGGTGGAGCGGCTGCGCAGTGCCCAGGTGCAGACTGAGCGCACGCTGGAGGCTCGGGAGCGGGCCCACCGCCAGAGGGTGCGTGGGCTGGAGGAGCAGGTGTGCAGGCCCCCTCGGAAGGCTGGGCCAGGATCCTGTGTGGggctggaggaagaggagagaccCAGTCAAGACCTCGTGG GTGTCCACACTGAAGGGACAGTTGCAGCAGGAGCTTCGAAGGAGCTCAGCacccttctccccaccctccGGCCCCCCAGAGAAATGAGCCCCTGCTGGCATCTGGAAAAAGGCCCTATGCCCGGGACAGGGGAGGGCCCTCCTTTTGGACAGCCCACCCCCAGAGCCCAATCCCTTGGGGGCCTCAAGTTAGGGTGGGATGAGGAGGCGCTCCGCTGGCAGTGCTGA